GGGAGATCTCGTGGGTGCGGCCGCCGATCCGGCCGCGCACCGCCTCGCGGTCGCCGCGGGTGTTGGTGGCCCTGGGCAGCATGCTGTACTCGGCGGTCACCCACCCCTCGCCGCTGCCCTTGCGCCAGCGCGGGACGCCCTGGGTGGCGCTGGCGGTGCAGAGGACGCGGGTGTCGCCGAAGGACACCAGGACGGAGCCTTCGGCGTGCTTGCTCCAGTTCCGCTCGATGGTGACGGGGCGGAGCTGGTCGGGGGTGCGGCCGTCGAATCGTGACATGCGGATGAGCCTATCCGGGTGACCACCCGCCATGGCGCCAGGCACGGTCCGGCGAGGTTCCGCTCCCGCGCCGCCGCGGGTCCGCGCGCGGGGGTTCCGGACGGGCCGATACCGGTTCGGTGCCCGTCGTCGGGGCGGGCACCGGTTCGGGCCCGTCGTCAGGGCGCCTCCGGCTGCTGGAGTCCGGCCAGGAGCAGGTCGATCAGCCGTCGCGGGTCGTAGTGGGGGTCGGGGGCGATACAGAGGTTGCCGATACCGCGCATCAGCTCGTAGGGCTGGACGGCGCGCCTGATCTCGCCCGCGCCGGCCGCGGCGTCGAGCAGGTGCGCGCCGACGGGCAGCAGGCGGTCGATGAAGTAGGTGTGCAGGCTGGCGAAGCCGCTGCTGTCCGGCTGCAGGGTGTTGGCGAGGCCGTGTTTGGTGGCCAGGAAGTCGACGAACAGGTCGATCCACCGGCGCAGCGCCGCCAGCGGCGAGTCCTCGGCCTCCAGCAGGCGGGGCCCGGCCTGGGCGCACTCCTCGACCTGGTGGCGGAAGACGGCCACGACGAGGTCCGCCCGCGTCGGGAAGTGGCGGTAGAGCGTTCCCATCCCGACGCCGGCCCTGGCCGCGACCTCGCGGACGGGCGCGTCGACGCCGGAGGTCACGAACACCTCCGCCGCCGCGGCGAGCAGTTTCTCCTCGTTGCGCGCGACATCGGCCCGCTTGGCCGTGGCCGGCGCGTTGCCGGGCTGCCCCGGCTGTCCCGGCTTTTCTGCCTGTCCCGGCTGCCCTGACCGTTCCGCCTGTCCCGTACCGGACATCAGACCCCCTTCCCCGCGACCCGCCGTCATGACGTCACGACTCTACGATTGCAAAGAGGAACGGCGCTCCGTATTCTGCGTGGAGCAACGTTCCGTTTTGGCTCAGTCCAGCCGAACCGGCGTTCCCATCCCCTGCCGTCCCGCCCCACGAGAGGCGCGGCGGAGACCCCGAACGGGAAGGCGCACCATGGCCGAGCGAACTTCTCCAGCCGCCACCTACCTCCACCCGACCACCCCTCCGGTGCTGTCCGTCAGCCCGGTGACGCTGTCGGTTCCCGGACGCCCGCTACCCCTCGACGTGCGCGTCTCCGCGCCCGTGACCGGCGACGACCTGCCGATCATCCTCTTCTCGCACGGACACGGCAACGGGTACGGCCTGGCCTCGGCCGACGGCTACCTCCCCCTCGCCAAGGTCTGGGCGGCGCAGGGGTTCGTGGTGGTCCAGCCCACCCACCTCAGCGCCCCCCGGCTGAGCCACCTGGTCGGCGGCCTGCCCGAGGCGCCCCTGTTCTGGCGCTCCCGCGCCCAGGACATGAGCGACATCCTCGACCGGCTCGACGAGATCGAGCAGGCCGTGCCGCAGCTCGCCGGGCGCCTGGACCGCACCAAGGTCGCCGTGGCCGGGCACTCCCTGGGCGGCTTCACGGCCGAACTCCTGCTGGGCGCCGGGGCCACCGACCCCGCGACGGGAGAGGAGGTGAAGGCCCTCGACCCCCGGATCACGCAGGGCGTGCTGCTGTGCGCCATCGGCCGGGGCGGCGACGCCTTCGACGGGTTCATGACCGCCAAGGCGCCGGTCTTCCGGAGCACCGACCTCACCACGATGACCACCGCCGCACTGGTCGTCGCCGGCGACAAGGACGACTCCCAGCACTGGACGACCACGGGGCCGGACTGGCACGCCGACCCCTACCACCTCGCCCCCGGCTCCAAGACCCTGCTCACCGTCTTCGGCGGCGAGCACCTGCTGGGCGGCATCCAGGGCCACGACGGCGTCGAGACCACGGACGAGAACCCCGACCGGGTCGCCGTGGTCGCCGAGCTCACCGCGGCCTACCTCCGGACCGCCTTCGACCCCGGCGACAACGCCTGGCAGACGGCGCAGGAGGCGCTGACCACGGGTCCCGACGCCTTCGGCCGCGTCGAGTCCAAGTAGCCCCGGGCCGGTCCGGGCCGGTCCACCCGCGGCGGGCCCGTCCACCGCGGCGGGCCGGTCCCGGGTACGAGCGCGTCGGGTGGCCCGGGCCGCCCGGCGACCTCCGCCCGCGCTCCCCGGCCTCCGGTCCGACCGGCCGCCGCTCTACCGCCGCCCTGTCCCCGGAGCCGCCCCCGGGGACGGCTCAGAGCAGCCGCTCGATCTCCGCCGCGATCGGGTCGGCGTCGGTGCCGACGACCACCTGCACGGCCGTGCCCATCTTCACCACGCCGTGCGCCCCGGCGGCCTTCAGGGCCGTCTCGTCGACCCGCCCGGGGTCCACCACCTCGGTGCGCAGCCGGGTGACGCAGCCCTCGATCTCCTCGATGTTGTCGATGCCGCCCAGGCCGGCGACGATCTTCTCTGCCTTGGTGGACATGCGCGTCTCCTGACTGTGCGCGGTTCCCGGCAGGCCCGCCGGCGGTCCTGCCGTCCGTTATGTCACGTTAACGCACGGTTGGCCGAAGGTGCCGGGCGTGGCCGCCCGGCGGCAGGGCGGTGACAGGGCGGCGGGGAGCCGGGGGAACGCGGGCGCGGCCCGGCAACCGGCGGACGGCTCAGGCAGCCGTTCGGGGGATGCCCCCGGTCACGCGCCCCCGGCCCCTCCGGCTGTACCCGGTCACACCTCGTAGACGGCGCCGGCCCGGGCGAGGTCGACGGGGCCGGCGAACACGTCCCTGGCGTCGCGCAGGTTCACCGCCGGGTTGGTCCACGGCGGGATGTGGGTGAGCACCAGCCGGCCCGCCCCGGCGGCGGTGGCGGTCTCCCCGGCCTGGCGTCCGTTGAGGTGCAGGTCGGGGATGTCCTCCTTGCCGGCGGTGAAGGACGCCTCGCACAGGAAGAGGTCCGCGTCGCGGGCCAGGTCCAGCAGCGCGTCGCACGGCCCGGTGTCGCCGGAGTAGGCCGCCGTGCGCCCGCCGGCCTCGATCCGGAAGCCGTACGCCTCCACCGGGTGACTGACCGCGCGGACGGCCACCTCGAACGGGCCGAGCCGGAAGGAGCCGGGCTCCAGGGTGCGGAAGTCGAAGACCTCGCTCATGCACTTCTCGTCCGGCACGTCGCCGTAGGCGATGCTCAACCGCCGCTCGGTGCCGGTCGGACCGTAGACGGGGATCGGCTCGGCGGGGCCGCCCTCGTGCCGGTAGTAGCGGGCCACGAAGTAGCCGCACATGTCGATGCAGTGGTCGGCGTGCAGGTGGCTGAGGAGGACCGCGTCGAGGTCGTACAGGCCGACGTGGCGCTGGAGCTCGCCGAGCGCGCCGTTGCCCATGTCGACCAGCAGCCGGTAGCCGTCGGATTCGAACAGGTAGCTGGAGCACGCCGAGTCCGCGGACGGGAACGAGCCCGAGCAGCCGACGACCGTGAGGTTCATCGCGGGGTACA
This portion of the Actinacidiphila yeochonensis CN732 genome encodes:
- a CDS encoding PTS glucose/sucrose transporter subunit IIB, translated to MPGTAHSQETRMSTKAEKIVAGLGGIDNIEEIEGCVTRLRTEVVDPGRVDETALKAAGAHGVVKMGTAVQVVVGTDADPIAAEIERLL
- a CDS encoding alpha/beta hydrolase family protein — protein: MAERTSPAATYLHPTTPPVLSVSPVTLSVPGRPLPLDVRVSAPVTGDDLPIILFSHGHGNGYGLASADGYLPLAKVWAAQGFVVVQPTHLSAPRLSHLVGGLPEAPLFWRSRAQDMSDILDRLDEIEQAVPQLAGRLDRTKVAVAGHSLGGFTAELLLGAGATDPATGEEVKALDPRITQGVLLCAIGRGGDAFDGFMTAKAPVFRSTDLTTMTTAALVVAGDKDDSQHWTTTGPDWHADPYHLAPGSKTLLTVFGGEHLLGGIQGHDGVETTDENPDRVAVVAELTAAYLRTAFDPGDNAWQTAQEALTTGPDAFGRVESK
- a CDS encoding TetR/AcrR family transcriptional regulator, whose amino-acid sequence is MSGTGQAERSGQPGQAEKPGQPGQPGNAPATAKRADVARNEEKLLAAAAEVFVTSGVDAPVREVAARAGVGMGTLYRHFPTRADLVVAVFRHQVEECAQAGPRLLEAEDSPLAALRRWIDLFVDFLATKHGLANTLQPDSSGFASLHTYFIDRLLPVGAHLLDAAAGAGEIRRAVQPYELMRGIGNLCIAPDPHYDPRRLIDLLLAGLQQPEAP
- a CDS encoding MBL fold metallo-hydrolase, yielding MNLTVVGCSGSFPSADSACSSYLFESDGYRLLVDMGNGALGELQRHVGLYDLDAVLLSHLHADHCIDMCGYFVARYYRHEGGPAEPIPVYGPTGTERRLSIAYGDVPDEKCMSEVFDFRTLEPGSFRLGPFEVAVRAVSHPVEAYGFRIEAGGRTAAYSGDTGPCDALLDLARDADLFLCEASFTAGKEDIPDLHLNGRQAGETATAAGAGRLVLTHIPPWTNPAVNLRDARDVFAGPVDLARAGAVYEV